One genomic region from Conexibacter woesei DSM 14684 encodes:
- a CDS encoding IS30 family transposase: MVRGLIAGGASFEQAALAARCSPKTVQRLLNAVGGIVPTEKARSALRLSLAEREEILIGLQRKESMCSIAGRLDRSPSTISREVAGNGGRRRYRAAAADSAADRRARRPKVAKLARSGRLRDEVEAMLLLRWSPQQISARLKVEFPNDRSMRVSHETIYQSLFVQSRGALRKELTASLRTGRTRRRPHGRKNMSGQIKGMVLISERPADVEDRAVPGHWEGDLIIGARGQSAIVTLVERQTRYVLLGRVGTDKTTAAVCAAIALQIQALPEHLGRSLTWDRGKELAAHADFSVATGLPVYFCDPHAPWQRGSNENTNGLLRQYFPRNSDLALHDQAALDRVAHELDDLATDLRGIPTGHESPSQRRTLNPNSTEPGVDHLTTVPLGRSGRMSARRRSISA; this comes from the coding sequence ATGGTCCGAGGGCTGATCGCGGGCGGCGCGTCGTTTGAGCAGGCGGCGTTGGCGGCGCGGTGCTCGCCGAAGACGGTGCAGCGACTGTTGAATGCCGTGGGCGGGATCGTTCCGACGGAGAAGGCTCGTTCGGCGTTGCGGCTGTCGCTGGCCGAGCGGGAGGAGATCTTGATTGGGCTGCAGCGCAAGGAGTCGATGTGCTCGATCGCGGGTCGTTTGGATCGCTCGCCGTCGACGATCTCGCGGGAGGTCGCGGGCAACGGCGGCCGTCGGCGCTACCGAGCGGCGGCGGCTGACAGCGCGGCAGATCGACGTGCGCGACGGCCGAAGGTGGCCAAGCTCGCCCGCAGCGGCAGGTTGCGGGATGAGGTCGAGGCGATGCTGCTGTTGCGGTGGTCGCCGCAGCAGATCTCTGCTCGACTGAAGGTCGAGTTCCCCAACGATCGGAGCATGCGCGTGTCGCACGAGACGATCTACCAGTCGCTGTTCGTGCAGTCCCGCGGCGCGCTGCGCAAGGAGCTGACCGCGAGTCTGCGGACCGGACGCACCCGGCGGCGTCCTCACGGCCGCAAGAACATGTCGGGACAGATCAAGGGCATGGTCCTCATCAGCGAGCGGCCCGCTGACGTCGAGGATCGCGCCGTCCCCGGTCACTGGGAAGGCGATCTGATCATCGGCGCCCGGGGCCAGTCGGCGATCGTCACGCTCGTCGAGCGCCAGACCCGCTACGTCCTGCTCGGCCGGGTCGGAACCGACAAGACCACGGCCGCGGTCTGTGCCGCGATCGCCCTGCAGATCCAGGCGCTGCCTGAACACCTGGGCCGCTCGCTGACCTGGGACCGCGGCAAGGAGCTCGCCGCGCACGCCGATTTCAGCGTCGCGACGGGGCTGCCGGTGTACTTCTGCGACCCGCACGCGCCGTGGCAGCGCGGATCCAACGAGAACACCAACGGGCTGCTGCGGCAGTACTTCCCCCGCAACAGCGATCTCGCCCTGCACGACCAGGCCGCACTCGATCGCGTCGCGCACGAGCTCGACGACCTGGCGACGGATCTCAGGGGAATACCTACGGGGCACGAGAGTCCTTCTCAACGAAGGACTCTGAACCCGAACTCCACAGAACCGGGGGTTGATCATCTGACGACTGTGCCGTTGGGCCGCTCAGGGAGGATGTCTGCAAGACGCCGCTCGATATCGGCGTGA
- a CDS encoding helix-turn-helix domain-containing protein yields the protein MSKRGELDPDGGLSLDQLIEQIDTRLEALRPFVAEFEQLEAARAVLVADHGAGARRLRARASRGTAAQPRRARRAPRGANRAAILHLAAERPGITVAEIAQETGIGKPTVHSTVYALKRRGELENAGDGVKLAGGTRRESASRATPARRAAAGRARSHARGRGAPRARKSRRAAAPSAPARAPTAASTSAPDAEARRPSGAAEAASGE from the coding sequence ATGAGCAAACGCGGCGAGCTGGACCCTGACGGCGGACTCTCGCTCGATCAACTGATCGAGCAGATCGACACCCGCCTGGAGGCGCTGCGCCCCTTCGTCGCTGAGTTCGAGCAGCTGGAGGCGGCGAGAGCTGTGCTTGTCGCCGACCACGGAGCCGGCGCCCGCAGACTGCGAGCACGCGCGTCGCGCGGCACAGCGGCACAGCCAAGACGCGCCAGACGCGCGCCGCGCGGCGCCAATCGCGCGGCGATCCTTCATCTTGCTGCAGAGCGTCCAGGGATCACGGTCGCCGAGATTGCACAGGAGACCGGCATCGGCAAGCCGACGGTCCACTCGACCGTCTACGCGTTGAAGAGGAGAGGTGAGCTGGAGAACGCCGGCGACGGCGTCAAGCTCGCCGGAGGCACGAGAAGAGAGTCCGCGAGCAGAGCGACACCGGCAAGACGCGCAGCGGCCGGAAGAGCGAGAAGCCACGCAAGAGGCAGAGGCGCGCCAAGAGCCCGGAAGTCGAGAAGAGCCGCTGCGCCCTCCGCGCCGGCGAGAGCTCCAACGGCTGCGTCGACGTCAGCTCCCGATGCGGAGGCGAGACGACCGTCCGGGGCCGCGGAGGCGGCCTCGGGCGAGTAG
- a CDS encoding helix-turn-helix domain-containing protein — MADEITERDRLTDAIRALEKTENRATSATAGGGPRAPRGQNREKILAAVKEPRRPAEIMEATGIGRGSLGRTLKQLVDEGAATKRNDGSYVATTARK; from the coding sequence ATGGCCGACGAGATCACCGAGCGCGACAGACTGACCGACGCGATCAGAGCGCTGGAGAAGACCGAGAACCGCGCCACCAGCGCGACGGCCGGCGGCGGCCCGCGCGCGCCCCGCGGCCAGAACCGCGAGAAGATCCTCGCGGCCGTCAAGGAGCCGAGAAGACCCGCCGAGATCATGGAGGCGACCGGCATCGGCCGCGGCTCACTCGGCCGGACCCTGAAGCAGCTCGTGGACGAGGGCGCTGCGACCAAGAGGAACGACGGCAGCTACGTCGCCACCACCGCCAGAAAGTGA
- a CDS encoding AAA family ATPase has protein sequence MISSIETTMQARGIMLAKGLVARVMRAWLVRDIAVLVGAPGTGKTTFAREFAEACRSCIPDLRDKAEVLVDPDFDAARLLGYLDLAGDYQATGFARQVVLTWRPQLPQIVLLEEWNTAQVEAYLGQILHAVESEGAVTLPDGSQPRIPLDTLFLATCNSVRDEPDTRLPVSRPTKRRATVIEMPNILYDAWKEDGRSALVSAADEYLEYSRQVIADREEEAPTFDQLRASLLGQLTSVEDLPEIVLETLLDIVEFLFESQEGQQFMTIGLLVDILEELAYAGDDAAEALGWCVCGKLLQQVTRFSVAKGLADKAGSLPNAEEIERAVAAMDLRDGTVSQLL, from the coding sequence TTGATCTCGTCGATCGAGACAACGATGCAGGCGCGGGGCATCATGCTGGCCAAGGGTCTCGTCGCGCGCGTGATGCGAGCGTGGCTCGTGCGCGACATCGCGGTGCTCGTCGGTGCGCCCGGAACCGGCAAGACGACCTTCGCGCGTGAGTTCGCCGAGGCATGTCGCTCGTGCATTCCCGATCTTCGGGACAAGGCAGAGGTCCTCGTTGACCCAGACTTCGACGCGGCTCGCCTGCTCGGCTACCTCGACCTGGCGGGCGACTACCAGGCCACGGGGTTTGCGCGACAGGTCGTCCTCACCTGGAGACCACAGCTCCCTCAGATCGTTCTGCTTGAGGAGTGGAACACTGCGCAGGTCGAGGCGTACCTCGGACAGATCTTGCACGCCGTTGAGAGTGAGGGAGCCGTCACGCTCCCAGACGGGTCCCAGCCGCGGATTCCCCTTGACACACTGTTCCTCGCGACGTGCAACAGCGTCCGCGACGAACCCGACACCCGGCTTCCGGTGAGCCGTCCGACGAAGCGTCGGGCCACGGTGATCGAGATGCCGAACATCCTCTACGACGCGTGGAAGGAAGACGGCCGGTCGGCGCTCGTGTCCGCAGCGGACGAATACCTCGAGTACAGCCGCCAGGTCATCGCAGATCGCGAGGAGGAAGCTCCGACCTTCGACCAGCTGCGTGCGTCGCTGCTCGGTCAGCTCACGAGTGTTGAGGACCTGCCCGAGATAGTCCTCGAAACGCTGCTCGACATCGTCGAGTTTCTCTTCGAGTCGCAGGAGGGGCAGCAGTTCATGACGATTGGGCTGCTCGTCGACATCCTCGAGGAGCTGGCGTATGCCGGGGACGACGCCGCCGAGGCGCTCGGCTGGTGCGTCTGCGGCAAGCTGCTCCAGCAGGTGACCAGATTCAGCGTCGCCAAGGGCCTCGCCGACAAAGCGGGTTCTCTGCCCAACGCCGAAGAGATCGAGCGGGCGGTTGCTGCGATGGACCTCAGAGATGGCACGGTGAGCCAGCTTCTCTAG
- a CDS encoding helix-turn-helix transcriptional regulator translates to MRVRRARRQPIGPTYITFGRTIRELRVRRGLSQEQLGLHGGLHRNYVASIERGEINPTLRTMLRLQRGLDFPLSEIVLLFDQRRDEGDRP, encoded by the coding sequence ATGCGCGTGCGCAGAGCGAGAAGACAGCCGATCGGCCCGACCTACATCACGTTCGGGCGGACGATCCGCGAGCTGCGCGTCCGCCGCGGGCTCAGCCAGGAACAGCTCGGCCTCCACGGCGGGCTGCACCGCAACTACGTCGCCTCGATCGAGCGCGGCGAGATCAACCCCACCCTCAGAACCATGCTTCGCCTCCAGCGAGGTCTCGACTTCCCGCTCTCAGAGATCGTCCTGCTCTTCGATCAGCGCCGTGACGAGGGTGATCGACCATGA
- a CDS encoding GGDEF domain-containing protein, translating into MSFRTRLTLFFVLIVIVPMVALGVVVARLVTDSEEGKAAARAGAYAAAATSVYERAAERGARAAAAVGADRELARAIRRGDRRAARTRARLLAREHELVRLLIVRGPGGPSAGNRTASPDSGAFVDLGTPLAIGAGSARIRSRTGRAPLADVEASTIDAEQFVRAVRAPGVEVVVRRGGRLLASTLPAADSRGIPARGDLTRDGTDYVVAGFRAADFAGSEDSVSLLTDVSGTASTVARNRRLAIALLAGFLLLALLGAVVVSRQLQRQIGRFLTAARRIGGGDFSTRVPTEGDDEFAELGSEFNKMSQELEQRIDDLRRERGRLRDSIQRVGETFASNLDSRALIEIGTETAVEAVEATCGRTTLREPAEDAPDGAEPHSVHVGDVDRLATVLAQAEARARATGAPAEATAGDDSALASPIPRALEDSAPHGIVAVARSGRPFDEEERALLGSLAAQTGISLENVELHDQVKRQAVTDELTGLFNHRRFQEVITIEVAAAQRFGQPLGLLMVDIDNFKQVNDTYGHQQGDVVLREVARILLDSSREIDEPARYGGEEMAVALPQTDLDGAFTIAERVRTAVEELAVPRLDGDGLLHVTVSCGVAASASAGKDQLVAAADVALYTAKRTGKNKTVRATDSAAMPAETEQA; encoded by the coding sequence GTGAGCTTTCGAACGCGGTTGACGCTGTTCTTCGTCCTGATCGTGATCGTTCCGATGGTCGCGCTGGGCGTGGTCGTGGCGCGACTGGTGACCGACAGCGAGGAGGGGAAGGCGGCCGCACGGGCCGGCGCCTACGCCGCCGCGGCGACAAGCGTCTACGAGCGCGCCGCCGAGCGGGGGGCGCGGGCGGCCGCAGCGGTCGGCGCGGACCGGGAGCTCGCGCGCGCGATCCGGCGGGGCGACAGACGCGCTGCGCGTACGCGCGCGCGCCTGCTCGCGCGGGAACATGAGCTGGTGCGGCTGCTGATCGTGCGCGGACCGGGCGGGCCCAGCGCAGGCAACAGAACAGCGTCGCCCGACTCCGGTGCATTCGTCGACCTCGGCACGCCGCTCGCGATCGGCGCGGGCTCGGCGCGGATCCGCAGCCGCACCGGCAGGGCGCCGCTGGCCGACGTCGAGGCCTCGACGATCGACGCCGAGCAGTTCGTGCGTGCCGTGCGCGCGCCGGGGGTCGAGGTCGTCGTCCGGCGCGGCGGCCGGCTGCTCGCGTCGACCCTGCCAGCCGCGGACTCGCGCGGCATCCCGGCGCGCGGCGACCTCACGCGCGACGGGACCGACTACGTCGTCGCCGGCTTCCGGGCCGCCGACTTCGCCGGGTCCGAGGACTCTGTCTCGCTCCTCACCGACGTCAGCGGCACCGCCTCCACGGTCGCGCGCAACCGCCGCCTCGCGATCGCCCTCCTCGCCGGCTTCCTGCTGCTCGCGCTGCTCGGCGCGGTGGTCGTCTCGCGTCAGCTGCAGCGTCAGATCGGCCGCTTCCTCACCGCCGCGCGCCGCATCGGCGGCGGCGACTTCTCGACCCGCGTCCCGACCGAGGGCGACGACGAGTTCGCCGAGCTCGGCAGCGAGTTCAACAAGATGTCCCAAGAGCTGGAGCAGCGGATCGACGATCTCCGCCGCGAGCGCGGCCGGCTGCGCGACTCGATCCAGCGCGTCGGCGAGACGTTCGCCTCCAACCTCGACAGCCGCGCGCTGATCGAGATCGGCACCGAGACCGCGGTCGAGGCCGTCGAGGCCACCTGCGGCCGCACGACGCTGCGCGAACCCGCCGAGGACGCCCCGGACGGCGCCGAGCCCCACTCCGTCCACGTCGGCGACGTCGACCGCCTCGCGACCGTCCTCGCGCAGGCCGAGGCGCGCGCCAGAGCCACCGGCGCCCCCGCCGAGGCGACCGCCGGCGACGACAGCGCGCTCGCTTCGCCGATCCCGCGGGCGCTGGAGGACTCTGCGCCGCACGGAATCGTCGCCGTCGCCCGCAGCGGCCGTCCCTTCGACGAGGAGGAGCGCGCGTTGCTCGGCTCGCTCGCCGCGCAGACCGGCATCTCGCTGGAGAACGTCGAGCTGCACGACCAGGTCAAGCGCCAGGCCGTCACGGACGAGCTGACCGGGCTCTTCAACCACCGCCGCTTCCAGGAGGTGATCACGATCGAGGTCGCCGCCGCCCAGCGGTTCGGTCAGCCGCTCGGCCTGCTGATGGTCGACATCGACAACTTCAAGCAGGTCAACGACACCTACGGCCACCAGCAGGGCGACGTCGTCCTCAGAGAGGTTGCGCGGATCCTCCTGGACAGCTCCCGCGAGATCGACGAGCCGGCCCGCTACGGCGGGGAGGAGATGGCCGTCGCGCTGCCGCAGACCGACCTCGACGGCGCCTTCACGATCGCCGAGCGCGTCCGCACGGCCGTCGAGGAGCTTGCGGTGCCGCGCCTCGACGGCGACGGGCTCCTGCACGTCACCGTCAGCTGCGGCGTCGCTGCCTCTGCCTCCGCCGGCAAGGACCAGCTCGTCGCCGCGGCCGACGTGGCGCTCTACACCGCCAAGCGGACCGGCAAGAACAAGACGGTCCGCGCGACCGACTCGGCGGCGATGCCGGCCGAGACCGAACAGGCCTGA
- a CDS encoding Glu/Leu/Phe/Val family dehydrogenase, producing the protein MHTTAQAEISSFEIVRHYFHLAADRLGIPDDLRTVLLSAYREVQVQLPIKLSDGRVHTFTGYRVQHNGARGPFKGGIRYHPTVDLDEFRALAALMTWKTAIVGVPFGGAKGGVNCDPSELSAQELEKLTRAFTQRIDKVLGPTRDIPAPDVNTNAQVMAWMMDEYGKGHGYTPGIVTGKPIALEGSYGRESATARGLVYLFREAAQAVNLVPQEATVAIQGYGNVGSWVGRLMQQLGARVVAVADASGAIRAERGLDAEALAAHVRAGGSVAEFVADGVEPVSGEEFLATRCDVFVPAALGGMIHASNAHLLDCRMVVEGANSPTTPQADELLSEKGIFVVPDVMANAGGVVVSYFEWVQNLQHFRWDEREVNDKLGTIMRRAYREVAARAKEADGNSLRVAAYEIGIERVVEAARLRGNF; encoded by the coding sequence ATGCACACGACCGCTCAGGCCGAGATCTCCAGCTTCGAGATCGTCCGCCACTACTTCCACCTCGCAGCCGACCGCCTCGGCATCCCGGACGACCTGCGGACCGTCCTGCTGAGCGCCTACCGCGAGGTGCAGGTGCAGCTGCCGATCAAGCTGAGCGACGGCAGAGTGCACACGTTCACCGGGTACCGCGTCCAGCACAACGGGGCGCGCGGTCCGTTCAAGGGCGGGATCCGCTACCACCCGACGGTCGACCTCGACGAGTTTCGCGCGCTCGCCGCGCTGATGACCTGGAAGACCGCGATCGTCGGCGTGCCGTTCGGCGGCGCGAAGGGCGGCGTCAACTGCGACCCGTCCGAGCTGTCGGCGCAGGAGCTGGAGAAGCTGACGCGCGCGTTCACGCAGCGGATCGACAAGGTGCTCGGGCCGACGCGCGACATCCCGGCGCCGGACGTCAACACCAACGCGCAGGTGATGGCGTGGATGATGGACGAGTACGGCAAGGGCCACGGCTACACGCCGGGGATCGTGACCGGCAAGCCGATCGCGCTGGAGGGCTCCTACGGGCGCGAGTCGGCGACGGCGCGCGGGCTCGTCTATCTGTTCCGCGAGGCGGCGCAGGCCGTGAACCTGGTGCCACAGGAGGCGACGGTGGCGATCCAGGGCTACGGCAACGTCGGCTCGTGGGTCGGGAGGCTGATGCAGCAGCTCGGCGCGCGCGTGGTAGCCGTGGCCGACGCGTCCGGCGCGATCCGCGCGGAGCGGGGCCTCGACGCCGAGGCGCTGGCGGCGCACGTGCGCGCCGGCGGCAGCGTGGCGGAGTTCGTCGCCGACGGGGTCGAGCCCGTCAGCGGCGAGGAGTTCCTCGCGACCCGCTGCGACGTCTTCGTGCCGGCGGCGCTCGGCGGGATGATCCATGCGTCCAACGCCCACCTGCTCGACTGCCGGATGGTCGTCGAGGGCGCGAACAGCCCGACGACGCCGCAGGCCGACGAGCTGCTGAGCGAGAAGGGGATCTTCGTCGTGCCCGACGTGATGGCGAACGCCGGCGGCGTCGTCGTCTCCTACTTCGAGTGGGTGCAGAACCTGCAGCACTTCCGCTGGGACGAGCGCGAGGTCAACGACAAGCTCGGCACGATCATGCGGCGCGCCTACCGCGAGGTGGCGGCGCGTGCGAAGGAAGCCGACGGCAACTCGCTGCGTGTCGCCGCGTACGAGATCGGGATCGAGCGGGTCGTCGAGGCGGCACGGCTGCGCGGCAACTTCTGA
- a CDS encoding glycosyltransferase family 2 protein has translation MNLPLVSVLVTAHQDEDRVADSLDDALAQTYPATAIELIAVDDGSQDGTAGVLDEYARRHPGRVRVIRQPHAGQAAALDRALGEASGDVLVPLAAGDRWPSGRLAAQVALLERRPEVGLVYSELLRHDRDQTATPSLWPAELEVDPPRGRPVGRLLREDCVAPSSIAVRSALRPQLAPIPAAIPRAGWWLAVRAASVAEIEWLPEAPGPIGPEAAGESAARLRETLAFQRWFLRRTTSESPFVDELAEVWAAFADSARRLQSLADDPFTELLAVSDAERADARRILADARSAIARGDARPGMALAARAAATDPWCEPARALLAEALAARPRRASSDPLAGARRFVTLAFADELVEHPALLAAYGGQFDGRVDATLAIDASALTPVAAERALAALTQALGLDEDGTAHLLAVVGPIDAAVRERLPASVDALLSERAHAAPAAPAFGADGVASLRALAARASAA, from the coding sequence ATGAACCTGCCGCTCGTGAGTGTCCTCGTCACCGCCCATCAGGACGAGGATCGCGTCGCCGATTCGCTCGACGACGCGCTCGCGCAGACGTATCCGGCGACGGCGATCGAGCTGATCGCCGTCGACGACGGATCGCAGGACGGAACCGCCGGCGTGCTCGACGAGTACGCCCGCCGCCATCCCGGTCGCGTGCGCGTGATCCGCCAGCCGCACGCCGGCCAGGCGGCCGCGCTCGACCGCGCGCTCGGCGAGGCGAGCGGCGACGTGCTCGTCCCGCTCGCCGCCGGCGACCGCTGGCCCAGCGGCCGGCTGGCCGCACAGGTCGCGCTGCTGGAGCGGCGCCCCGAGGTCGGGCTCGTCTACAGCGAGCTGCTGCGACACGACCGCGACCAGACGGCGACGCCGTCGCTGTGGCCGGCCGAGCTGGAGGTCGACCCGCCGCGCGGACGCCCAGTCGGGCGGCTGCTGCGCGAGGACTGCGTCGCGCCGTCGTCGATCGCGGTCCGGTCGGCGCTGCGCCCGCAGCTTGCGCCGATCCCGGCGGCGATCCCGCGTGCCGGCTGGTGGCTGGCGGTGCGGGCCGCGTCGGTCGCGGAGATCGAATGGCTGCCGGAGGCGCCGGGGCCGATCGGTCCCGAGGCGGCCGGTGAGAGCGCGGCGCGCCTGCGCGAGACGCTCGCCTTCCAGCGCTGGTTCCTGCGCCGTACGACGTCGGAGTCGCCGTTCGTCGACGAGCTGGCCGAGGTCTGGGCCGCGTTCGCCGACAGCGCGCGGCGACTGCAGTCGCTCGCCGACGACCCGTTCACCGAGCTGCTCGCCGTCAGCGACGCCGAGCGCGCGGACGCACGCCGCATCCTCGCCGACGCGCGCAGTGCGATCGCCCGCGGCGACGCGCGCCCCGGCATGGCGCTCGCCGCCCGCGCGGCCGCGACGGACCCGTGGTGCGAGCCGGCCCGCGCGCTGCTGGCCGAGGCGCTCGCCGCGCGTCCGCGGCGTGCCTCCTCCGACCCGCTCGCGGGCGCGCGCCGCTTCGTCACACTCGCGTTCGCCGACGAGCTGGTCGAGCACCCGGCGCTGCTGGCCGCGTACGGAGGACAGTTCGACGGCCGCGTCGACGCGACGCTCGCGATCGACGCCAGCGCGCTGACGCCGGTCGCGGCGGAGCGCGCGCTCGCCGCGCTGACGCAGGCGCTCGGCCTCGACGAGGACGGCACCGCGCACCTGCTCGCCGTCGTCGGCCCGATCGACGCGGCGGTGCGCGAGCGGCTGCCGGCGAGCGTCGACGCGCTGCTGTCGGAGCGCGCCCACGCCGCGCCCGCCGCGCCGGCGTTCGGCGCAGACGGCGTCGCCTCGCTGCGCGCACTCGCCGCGCGCGCCTCGGCGGCGTAG